The sequence below is a genomic window from Nostoc flagelliforme CCNUN1.
TCGGTCAAGGAACCTGGTACATCGACAACGGTGACCGCGCCTCTGCGATCGCCGCTTTGCGCCAAGGACTCGATCTCGGTATGACCCACATCGACACGGCACAGATGTACGGCAGCGCCGAGGAGGTGGTCGCAGAGGCGATCGCTGGACGACGCGATCGGGTTTTCCTGGTTTCCAAGGTTCTTCCTGGAAATGCTTCTCGGAGAGGGACGATCATAGCCTGCGAGAAATCCCTCGCTCGACTTCATACCGATCGGCTGGACTCTTATCTGTTGCACTGGCGCGGTCAACACCCACTGGAGGAGACGATCGCTGCCTTCGAGCAGCTTCAGCACGAGGGGAAGATTCTCTGCTGGGGCGTGAGCAACTTCGATGTGCCTGACCTTGAAGCAGTCCAGAAGATCGCTGGCGAGGGTTCTCTCGTCTGCAATCAAGTCCTTTACCAGAATGGCACGCTTGAAAAGCTCTAAGCCATACA
It includes:
- a CDS encoding aldo/keto reductase, which gives rise to MEQHRFGSTQREVAAIGQGTWYIDNGDRASAIAALRQGLDLGMTHIDTAQMYGSAEEVVAEAIAGRRDRVFLVSKVLPGNASRRGTIIACEKSLARLHTDRLDSYLLHWRGQHPLEETIAAFEQLQHEGKILCWGVSNFDVPDLEAVQKIAGEGSLVCNQVLYQNGTLEKL